The proteins below come from a single Parageobacillus toebii NBRC 107807 genomic window:
- a CDS encoding DUF4870 domain-containing protein produces MNSNKVLASLCYFSIFFAGFIFPIVVYFVADDQAVKQHAKKAFLSHLIPAATILLFIISAIFAGLTGGGSDVSFWVSSGLVWLGFAIAGVVNLVVVVWNIIKGIQVLK; encoded by the coding sequence GTGAATTCCAATAAAGTGCTTGCATCATTATGTTATTTCAGTATTTTCTTTGCTGGATTCATCTTTCCGATTGTCGTTTACTTTGTCGCCGATGATCAAGCAGTGAAACAACACGCGAAAAAAGCGTTTCTTTCCCATTTGATTCCAGCCGCGACCATTTTGTTGTTTATCATCAGTGCTATTTTTGCAGGATTGACAGGGGGAGGCAGCGATGTGTCATTTTGGGTCAGCAGCGGCCTAGTATGGCTCGGTTTTGCTATAGCGGGGGTCGTCAACTTGGTCGTTGTAGTTTGGAATATTATCAAAGGGATTCAAGTGTTGAAATAA